From the genome of Abditibacteriaceae bacterium, one region includes:
- a CDS encoding polyprenol monophosphomannose synthase, giving the protein MEYAVVIPTLNEGQNIGPLLDAVLAVDARLHAIVVDDGSRDGTIEAVQQRESTGRVQLIARGKKMGYASAVQDGMRLALKDGANWILQMDADWSHDPKYLPAILAKSASCDLVIGSRYIPGGGTQNWGIDRKVLSAGANALARTILRLPIRDTTGGFRCWRRDLLEKARVLEVDVQGYAFLFVTADRCRRIKARFGEVPIIFVDRQYGKSKMSRAVIFEAVRVLGMLGLLHFTGRSPDRFLKTKTPAR; this is encoded by the coding sequence ATGGAATATGCCGTCGTTATCCCAACGCTGAACGAAGGGCAGAACATCGGGCCGCTGCTTGATGCAGTGTTAGCTGTCGATGCGCGATTGCACGCCATTGTCGTTGATGATGGCTCACGCGACGGCACAATTGAAGCGGTGCAGCAGCGCGAATCGACGGGCCGCGTGCAACTCATTGCACGTGGCAAGAAGATGGGCTATGCGTCGGCGGTTCAAGACGGGATGCGGCTAGCGTTAAAAGACGGCGCCAACTGGATTCTCCAAATGGACGCCGACTGGTCGCACGACCCGAAATATCTGCCCGCGATTCTGGCGAAAAGTGCGTCGTGCGATTTAGTCATTGGCTCGCGTTATATTCCGGGTGGCGGCACACAAAATTGGGGCATCGACCGCAAAGTGCTATCGGCAGGCGCAAATGCGCTTGCGCGCACTATTCTTCGCTTGCCGATTCGGGATACGACGGGAGGCTTCCGGTGCTGGCGACGCGATCTCCTTGAGAAAGCGCGCGTGCTGGAAGTCGATGTGCAGGGCTACGCGTTTTTGTTCGTCACTGCCGACCGCTGTCGTCGCATCAAAGCGCGCTTTGGTGAAGTGCCCATTATTTTCGTAGACAGGCAATATGGCAAAAGCAAAATGAGTCGTGCCGTGATTTTCGAAGCGGTGCGTGTGCTGGGAATGCTGGGCTTGCTGCATTTCACTGGGCGCAGTCCCGACCGATTTTTGAAAACGAAAACGCCTGCGAGATAA
- a CDS encoding M28 family peptidase encodes MNRKLFPVGILACGAIAAATFWNRPAPQPAPRAAQSTVETAPVAATASETAFDGDRAFALLKAQCDFGPRPMGTVAHEKTAEWLQEQLEAVSDETKTQVWNETIRRGPGAGKTFKFTNIFGILRGTRDEGKAPEKIVPDLMLSAHWDTRPVADMDELRANRGKPILGANDGASGVAALLEIARVLHKQRPEKTIVFAFWDGEDLGEFCHGSTYFAAHSREAEWKRFRAVRGILLDMIGDADLKLTRDLTSIEYAPQLWDEFHAAAAEIGKSEYFNGRAMPVIDDHVPLNKAGIPTIDLIDFDYPYWHTVEDTPDKCSGESLKIIGDSVLHFIRRGEKA; translated from the coding sequence ATGAATCGTAAATTATTCCCTGTCGGTATTCTCGCCTGCGGCGCAATCGCCGCCGCAACTTTTTGGAACCGTCCAGCGCCGCAGCCCGCTCCACGCGCCGCACAAAGTACGGTCGAAACTGCACCTGTCGCCGCGACTGCAAGCGAAACGGCTTTCGATGGTGACCGCGCGTTTGCACTTCTCAAAGCGCAGTGCGATTTCGGCCCACGCCCGATGGGAACCGTCGCGCACGAAAAGACCGCCGAGTGGCTGCAGGAGCAATTGGAAGCGGTGAGCGACGAAACCAAAACGCAGGTTTGGAATGAGACCATCCGGCGCGGGCCGGGCGCTGGCAAGACGTTCAAGTTCACCAATATCTTCGGCATTCTTCGCGGCACGCGTGATGAGGGCAAAGCGCCGGAGAAAATCGTGCCGGATTTGATGCTCTCGGCACACTGGGACACGCGGCCCGTCGCCGACATGGACGAACTGCGTGCGAATCGCGGCAAGCCGATTTTGGGCGCAAACGATGGCGCTTCAGGTGTGGCTGCGCTTTTGGAAATCGCGCGCGTGCTTCACAAACAGCGCCCGGAGAAAACCATTGTCTTCGCGTTCTGGGACGGCGAAGATTTAGGCGAATTCTGCCACGGCTCGACGTATTTCGCGGCTCATTCGCGTGAGGCCGAGTGGAAACGCTTTCGCGCAGTACGCGGTATTTTGCTCGACATGATTGGCGACGCCGATTTGAAACTGACGCGCGACCTGACCTCAATTGAATACGCGCCGCAGTTGTGGGATGAATTTCACGCGGCGGCTGCCGAAATCGGCAAGAGCGAGTATTTCAATGGACGCGCAATGCCGGTCATCGACGATCATGTGCCCTTGAATAAAGCCGGTATTCCGACAATCGACCTCATCGACTTCGATTATCCCTATTGGCACACCGTCGAAGACACGCCCGATAAATGCTCCGGCGAGTCGCTCAAAATAATTGGCGACAGCGTATTGCACTTCATCCGGCGCGGCGAAAAGGCGTAA
- the rho gene encoding transcription termination factor Rho, with protein MMESSCEEAVQNEHASPSGGTAVAVAVSPDAASGDAAETAPAKPVRRTRAKKDPDAPVTPRRTRAKKSDTPVTDAPAATMPESPAVAEPVAAAPVAPRETEAPSTAPRNAMGIAPRQDQQPLDNAGSGQLRFEESRSSEPQHSESDATHNDGAPSRFDSASLAAEQPAVQSSSNDGATSEAVSNTASVSGDSAPANGIGPRGEFRSDNRTENRGFVPRENRHDNRGEARPNEPRNNEPRNNEPRTNEPRNNERDERGRPLRFRGRDGRADFQTREPREPREPRENRNDNRGNRNGFRDGRPDRNSDNGRDFDRTHGNRNGRIEHDFMSLEAKAPEELLQLATEMNLEIALDTPQNEAILQILEAQAQSAGNLLKRGILEILPDGKGFLRCDGYLPGNEDVYVSPSQIKKFNLKTGDMVTGQVRAPKEMERYYGLLRVEACNGQAPDINRTRKEFEKLTPIFPDDKFELETTQENITARIIDLVSPIGMGQRGLIVAPPKAGKTSLIKNVANSIMANHPGVYLIVLLIDERPEEVTDISRSIKGEVVASTFDELPENHIRVADMVLEKAKRMVEQKKDVVILLDSITRLSRASNLVVTPSGRTMSGGLDPAAMHKPKRLFGAARNIEEGGSLTILATVLVDTGSRMDEYIFEELKGTGNMDLVLDRNLFDQRIFPAIDINRSGTRRDDLLLSKEDLTAVFHLRKTLAQLDNDKAITLLIDRLKNTKTNQDFMQVVQKSARQSATTPPPQP; from the coding sequence ATGATGGAATCCTCTTGCGAAGAGGCTGTTCAAAACGAACACGCTTCGCCATCGGGCGGTACTGCAGTTGCAGTAGCCGTCTCCCCCGACGCCGCGTCCGGTGACGCCGCTGAAACCGCGCCCGCCAAGCCTGTGCGCCGCACGCGCGCCAAAAAAGACCCGGACGCGCCGGTAACACCGCGCCGCACGCGCGCCAAGAAAAGCGACACGCCCGTTACGGACGCGCCCGCAGCCACCATGCCCGAATCGCCCGCCGTTGCGGAGCCTGTCGCTGCTGCGCCTGTGGCGCCGCGCGAAACGGAAGCGCCTTCAACTGCTCCGCGTAACGCAATGGGCATTGCTCCTCGACAAGACCAACAGCCGCTCGACAACGCCGGTTCGGGCCAACTGCGCTTTGAAGAATCGCGTTCGTCGGAACCGCAGCACAGCGAAAGCGATGCAACGCACAACGATGGTGCGCCTTCGCGATTCGATTCGGCTTCATTAGCGGCAGAACAACCTGCCGTCCAATCATCGTCCAATGATGGTGCGACCAGCGAGGCCGTCAGTAACACCGCAAGCGTTTCGGGCGATTCTGCGCCGGCAAATGGTATTGGTCCGCGCGGCGAATTCCGCAGCGATAACCGCACGGAAAATCGTGGCTTTGTGCCGCGCGAGAACCGCCATGATAATCGTGGTGAAGCGCGTCCGAACGAGCCACGTAACAACGAGCCTCGGAACAACGAGCCACGCACGAATGAGCCACGCAACAACGAACGCGACGAGCGCGGCAGGCCGCTGCGCTTTCGTGGACGCGATGGACGTGCCGATTTCCAGACTCGTGAACCGCGCGAACCCCGTGAGCCACGCGAGAACCGCAACGACAATCGTGGCAACCGCAACGGATTCCGTGATGGTCGCCCCGACCGCAATTCCGACAATGGCCGCGATTTCGACCGTACTCACGGCAATCGCAACGGGCGCATCGAGCACGATTTCATGTCGCTCGAAGCGAAAGCCCCCGAAGAGTTGCTGCAACTCGCAACCGAGATGAACCTGGAAATCGCGCTCGATACGCCGCAAAACGAAGCGATCTTGCAGATTCTCGAAGCGCAGGCGCAGAGCGCGGGCAACTTGCTCAAGCGCGGCATTCTGGAAATCTTGCCCGATGGCAAAGGTTTTCTGCGCTGCGACGGCTATTTGCCGGGCAATGAGGACGTTTACGTTTCGCCTTCGCAGATTAAAAAGTTCAACCTAAAAACCGGCGACATGGTGACGGGCCAAGTGCGCGCGCCCAAAGAAATGGAGCGCTATTACGGACTTTTGCGCGTCGAAGCGTGTAACGGACAAGCGCCCGACATCAACCGCACGCGCAAAGAATTTGAGAAACTGACGCCGATCTTTCCCGACGACAAATTCGAGTTGGAAACAACGCAGGAAAACATTACTGCGCGCATCATCGATTTGGTTTCGCCGATTGGTATGGGACAGCGTGGTTTGATTGTCGCGCCGCCAAAGGCTGGTAAAACGTCGCTGATTAAAAACGTCGCCAACTCGATTATGGCGAATCATCCGGGCGTTTATCTTATTGTGTTGCTCATCGACGAGCGCCCCGAAGAAGTCACCGACATTTCGCGCAGCATCAAGGGCGAAGTCGTGGCTTCGACATTTGATGAATTGCCGGAGAATCACATTCGCGTTGCCGACATGGTTTTGGAAAAAGCCAAGCGCATGGTCGAGCAGAAGAAAGACGTTGTGATTCTTCTCGATTCGATTACGCGTCTGTCGCGCGCCAGCAACCTTGTGGTTACGCCTTCGGGCCGCACAATGTCGGGCGGTTTGGATCCGGCGGCGATGCACAAGCCGAAGCGTTTGTTCGGCGCGGCGCGCAACATCGAAGAAGGCGGTTCGCTCACCATCTTGGCGACGGTGTTGGTCGATACCGGCAGCCGTATGGACGAATACATCTTTGAAGAGTTGAAAGGCACGGGCAACATGGACTTGGTGCTCGACCGCAATCTGTTTGACCAGCGCATCTTCCCTGCGATTGACATCAACCGTTCCGGCACACGCCGCGACGACTTGTTGCTTTCCAAAGAAGATTTGACCGCCGTATTCCACCTTCGGAAAACGCTCGCGCAGTTGGATAACGACAAGGCGATTACGCTGCTCATTGACCGCTTGAAGAATACCAAGACGAACCAAGACTTCATGCAGGTTGTGCAGAAGAGCGCGCGCCAGAGCGCGACAACGCCACCACCGCAGCCATAA
- a CDS encoding FAD-dependent oxidoreductase, with the protein MNDIRNVVIIGSGPSGYTAALYTARAGLHPLLIAGSFDPATSRMKGGQLMQTSDIENFPAAIEWPVTDPKHVRGISGPELMQRMEMQAVASGAELLEEFVTEVDLCQAPGKFYTVKTASGQEIKTRALIISTGASARKLGIAAEDRFFGQGGGVSTCATCDGAQFARAGAVVAVVGGGDSAMEEASYLARLDGIPKVYVVHRREEFRASKVMLKRVQENPKIEMILHAAVEDLVGKPHPLAEKMPFYKDKEVLSAAVLKDTRTGETRNIEIDGLFVAIGHTPNTELFHNQLKMDETGYLEHDKHLRAIPSILCSSAEMRSLEHVPGVFVSGDVADHVYRQAITAAGMGCQAAIEAERYLAESMAHEVGVTADVVDISPESIAQSHWSAERGELPVIARVEEAAATS; encoded by the coding sequence ATGAACGACATTCGTAATGTAGTAATTATCGGCAGCGGCCCCAGTGGTTATACGGCAGCACTTTATACGGCGCGGGCAGGGTTGCACCCGCTGCTCATCGCGGGCAGCTTCGATCCGGCGACCTCGCGCATGAAAGGCGGACAGTTGATGCAAACGTCCGACATCGAAAACTTTCCCGCCGCAATTGAATGGCCGGTCACAGACCCAAAGCATGTGCGCGGCATTTCCGGCCCGGAATTGATGCAGCGCATGGAAATGCAAGCCGTTGCGTCGGGTGCAGAACTTTTGGAAGAGTTCGTTACCGAAGTCGATTTGTGCCAGGCTCCCGGCAAGTTCTATACGGTTAAAACTGCGAGCGGGCAGGAAATCAAAACGCGCGCTCTCATCATTTCGACCGGCGCTTCGGCGCGTAAGTTGGGTATTGCGGCGGAAGATCGATTCTTCGGGCAGGGCGGCGGCGTTTCGACGTGCGCCACTTGTGATGGCGCTCAGTTCGCACGCGCTGGCGCTGTTGTGGCCGTTGTCGGCGGCGGCGATTCGGCGATGGAAGAAGCCAGCTACCTCGCGCGCCTCGATGGAATTCCGAAGGTTTATGTTGTGCATCGCCGCGAAGAATTTCGCGCCTCCAAAGTGATGCTCAAGCGCGTGCAGGAGAATCCGAAAATCGAGATGATTCTTCATGCAGCCGTTGAGGATTTGGTGGGCAAGCCGCATCCGCTCGCCGAAAAGATGCCGTTCTACAAAGACAAGGAAGTTTTGTCGGCGGCGGTTTTGAAAGACACGCGTACCGGCGAAACCCGCAACATCGAAATCGACGGCTTGTTCGTCGCCATCGGCCATACGCCCAACACCGAGTTATTCCATAATCAGCTCAAGATGGACGAAACCGGCTACCTCGAACACGACAAACATTTGCGCGCGATTCCGTCGATTCTGTGCAGCAGCGCCGAAATGCGCTCGCTAGAGCACGTTCCAGGCGTCTTTGTTTCGGGCGACGTGGCTGACCACGTTTATCGTCAGGCGATTACAGCAGCAGGTATGGGCTGCCAGGCCGCGATTGAAGCCGAGCGCTATCTTGCCGAATCGATGGCGCATGAAGTTGGCGTCACGGCGGATGTGGTCGATATTTCGCCGGAATCCATCGCGCAAAGCCACTGGAGCGCCGAGCGCGGAGAATTGCCGGTCATCGCCCGCGTCGAAGAAGCGGCTGCCACTTCTTAA